TTCGTTTCCGCCCCTCTGATCTCATTCGGTTCGGTTACGATAAGAAGGTAGCTCAACCTCACTCCCTCTTACCACCTTCTGTTTTTTTTTCCCCCTTCACATTCAGCTGATCAAGTTTATCTCATTGAGGCTTGAATTGTTGTGAAACCATTTCTTCCAAATCCTGATCGAATTCACAAACATACAGGCCATGTTCCGGGTGAAGGTTTTGAACACACTCCCATATGAATACGCAAGAAGAGGGAAgcagcaccaccaccagcagcaagTCCTTCAGGCTGCATGAATGGAGATTCGCCCAAAAAAAGAGCATGAATGGAGATAGTATCCAGTAAACACGATACTATATCAGGGAAAACCAGATTTGATCTTTTAAATACTAGCACCTAACGGATTGAAATCTCAGTTCTACAAGAGCTGAGTTGTACAGTACGGATAGGCAATTCAGCTATCGCCGGATTGTGCACATTGTGTACGATCAAAGAAACACATTGTACACCAAGAAGGCATATTGTAATTACAGAACGAACACAGTAACAATGTGATGATCATGTAATATACGGATTACTTTAACCTTGGGTCAAAACTCAAAACACTGGAATTTCTTTTGTATAATGGGCAAACTGAACTATTTCACTATAATATTCTAGAAAAATCCTATAAAATGCAACATTCCAAAGCGCGGCGGCCATTGCCGTGCATCACGGACAAGGGCGGCCGCTGTGCCCACCATGCCTACGAACCCGATAACGCGATGGAATGGCCGCAATCAGTCAATCAGAGGTTGCGGAGGGTCCAGATTAACCCAGATCAGGCTTGTTAGTATGTAGAAACACCCCTCTACCGAGATTCCCAGGGCGATGTCACGATAGCATGAAAGGAGACACCAGCCACCACTCCACTCATATCATCAGCTGCACAATTGTACAACAGTAAGCAGCGACACTGCATCAAGGAAAACGAGATTCTAGGTGCCATCCCCTGCATATTGTCAAGCCATACGAACCTCAGAATCCTTATCAAAACAGTAGGTCATCAAGGGAAACAATCAAACAAGAGGGACAGATAGATAACCATGGACAAATCTTCTTCACTCAAGGTCAAGTGCAGCATTTCGGTACAGCCTAGCATGCCAGCGCAGTATTTACAATGCTCACATGTAAAAGAAATAATCAGGTCTGCAACGATCTTCTTGGATGTAGTAATTACAGTGTTGAATCATGAAGATTATAGGGCATCATACATTCTACATGAGAACGAGCTACATTGTTGTTGACCTTTAATTGAGGTCTCCCAGTTGAATTACAGGGTCTCAATACCTAATCCTAGTTGAGAATTACAAAACCGCAGCTATTTGTCACTCACACCTCTATACCATGAGTAATTTACATGACTATTGGCCATTGTCAACATTTTTTGCTAATCTCTTGGCATCACACCTGTCTGCCACTGCCAGAGCCCCCGGTATCAAGAGTCGATCAGATTTGCTTCTACAATCCAGTACTGTATAACTTCTTCAGCATATATAGGCTAGCCACAGTGCGGCAGTGCCTCCCAACATCTGTTACAGGGATAATGCTGATTGCAACAAAAGCATTATCCCTGCTGCACCACTAGTTGGTTGCCTCAAGATGACTCCTGGCCTTGGGTACTATTCGCTTGACCCGCTATTTCTTGATGAGGAATCTGCGAATGTAATATTAATGATTTGATTGCTAATTCTGCTGGATTTGATAAAAAAGTATGAAATATAACTTGGACAAATATATACCTCATGAGTGACGCTTCCCCTCCATTGCCTCTTTCTTTTCCTGGCAACTGTGACAAAGGAAAGGGCCATCCCAGGGACGCAGCTTTCCTGGCTTTGACAAACCCTCATGTATGGATATCCCCTGACCAGATTCCAAGTCAATTTGGCAAATTGCGCATGCAAAGAGTTTGAACATATTCCGGACTGGATATTCAGAATTAAGCCTGCATTCACCAGATACCAAATGTTAGGCGTGCCATCATAATCTAAAATTTGGGATGCTTCTGAGGCTCCAACTCCACATGATGTTTTGAGAAAACAATCTTGTTTTCACTTATTTCATCATCCCATGGTCTTCTCACATCATAAAATCGCCATAATTAACAGTTGCTACTTGATGACTTTGAGAAATTTATAAATTAATATAAATGCAAATGAAAACACTACAGCAATCAGTTAAAGATATGGCATAGGTTGAGAAATGTATGATGAACGACATGCTTGAAGTGTCAACATAACAGCACATACTCAAATAACGTCAAGTATAGCACCTAGAGTCCCAAATTATAACACTATTGACTTCCCTGTTATATACTTGACAACAGCATTTGTTATGCTCTGTCAGGAACTAAATTTTTGTAGTCAAGGCATGGCATCggccattataaaaataaaataaaataaaaaggaatATAACATAGATTGTTTCCAGCACAAACAATTTCTGCATCCAGGAGAGATCCTTTTCAGTTGAACATGACAAGGCACTCCATGAAAAGGTAAATACTTCCAGCTCAAATGGAATCAAGAAAATAGCAGGAAACATCATACTTCTTTACTATCTACAAGCACCTTAGGCCAATCTCAATGGAGTTTCATGGGGAGTTTCATGGACATTAAATTCTATGCCACATCAGCAATTTTGCTGACTTGGCAAGGTCATTTATGAGGAGTTTCATCAGATGTGAGAGGAGTTCCATCCCCAAGACACTTAGCTGGCACAGTTACATAGTTCTCAGTCTTGGTAACTGTGCAATAAAACTATGCACTGAGACTGACCTTAGCAGTAGTGAAAGAGTGTTCCATAAATGATAGTCAATTTATTAGCTGGAAAATTTAAGTTTACAGTATAATTATTTGCCAACTGTTATGCATCCATCATCAAGATGAGGTAAGGGTACAAACCTCCTTGAAAGGGATGGACATCCCTCCTCGAAGACTTCCTCCACCAAATCTGGCTCAGGATAATTATCCTTATCAGCAACAGATAATGAGTCAGACAATGTTTTCCTCAAAAAGAAACTTTTGAGAAGGCCAAGGCCTTTTCCTGGTGTTTTTGGAGATTCCATATTGGATTTTGGTTTCTCTGGTGGTATTATATCAATGACAATGCAAGTTGTATCGTCTCTCAATCCTTTTGATTCCACTGCTTCCTGGAAACAATGGATTAGTTAGGAATAGTACCGCCGAGGATTTCAGGACACATGTTATGAGGGTCAAGTAGGGTATTAGTACTGTACTTTGACAATTTGATCAGCTGCAGCCTCGGGAGAAAGACCTCGTGCGCAACTAAAAGCCGTTTCGGCAGTTAAAGCATCCCAAACACCGTCACTTGCAATAATAAGGCGGCCTCCAAAATTAGACAACTGCAGAAAGTATTATGAGACTATAACTTTTCAGAATGTGATCAAACTAAAACAAGTCAAAATGTACGTCAGGGAAAACCACATAATAATCCTGTCATAAAGAAAACATAGTTACAAGCCTACAGCTATGGGCAAATTTTGGAACTAATGAAGTAAGAATGAAAACCGGCAGTCACTTCATAGATACTGCAAGATATCTAACTTGCCAAAATGATCTAACATCTGAATGTAACCAGGTAAATATACAGAACAGAGTACAGTTTGACCTCAAACATTAACCAATTTACAAGAACAGAATACAGGTGATGAAATAATAAGAATATCAAAACATTAGATCATTTAGTATATCTGCAAAACTTTGGAATTTGGTATTCTCCAGAAATGGTGTGTACCTTCATCTGCTTCACATAAGGAACAGGAATTATAAATTCACCTACGTCCTGATCACCAATTGATCTTGACAGGCATAGACCACCTGGCCAACATCTAAGGGGACCAATCTGGATGGGGGAAAAAGAAATCATGGATCAACAGAAAGGTTTAAGTCAGATCTACAAACCAAAAGATGCCACCGTAAAGGAAATCCTATGGAAGCTATCTAATACATGTGGCTATTAAAATGTCCAAGACAGTACTCACACGCAGGTTGACTTATCAGTCGCATAAAttcaaaaataataaaaaataataGGATGGATACTAGGTGCAGAAGCATAG
The sequence above is drawn from the Panicum hallii strain FIL2 chromosome 7, PHallii_v3.1, whole genome shotgun sequence genome and encodes:
- the LOC112900152 gene encoding probable protein phosphatase 2C 40 — its product is MSAPPRGVRRRAGSVALGDLLRREASAERVAAGGGERPTVAAGQAGRAKKGEDLALLKPACERRPGAPSTSFSAFALFDGHNGSAAAVYAKEHLLGNVLGCVPADLSRDEWLAALPRALVAGFVKTDKDFQTKAHSSGTTVTLVIIDGSVVTVASVGDSRCVLEAEGSVYYLSADHRFDASEEEVGRVTECGGEVGRLNVVGGAEIGPLRCWPGGLCLSRSIGDQDVGEFIIPVPYVKQMKLSNFGGRLIIASDGVWDALTAETAFSCARGLSPEAAADQIVKEAVESKGLRDDTTCIVIDIIPPEKPKSNMESPKTPGKGLGLLKSFFLRKTLSDSLSVADKDNYPEPDLVEEVFEEGCPSLSRRLNSEYPVRNMFKLFACAICQIDLESGQGISIHEGLSKPGKLRPWDGPFLCHSCQEKKEAMEGKRHS